Proteins encoded within one genomic window of Couchioplanes caeruleus:
- the ahcY gene encoding adenosylhomocysteinase has protein sequence MSDRLQKLNGIDFAVADLSLAAFGRHQMRLAEHEMPGLMSIREEFKAAQPLRGARIAGSLHMTIQTAVLIETLVALGAQVRWVSCNIFSTQDEAAAAIVVGPEGTVEAPSGTPVFAWKGETLEEYWWCTEQLFDFGDGLGPNMILDDGGDATLLVHKGVEFEKAGAVPATTAEDNHEYTIILDTLRRSLASDGQRFTKIAAEIRGVTEETTTGVARLYKFAKTGDLLFPAINVNDSVTKSKFDNKYGIRHSLVDGLNRATDVMLGGKLAVVCGYGDVGKGSAETLRGQGARVVVTEVDPICALQAAMDGMQVARIEDVVSEADIFITTTGGTEIITVEHMAAMKHNAIVGNVGHFDDEIDMAGLAKVPGIEKVEVKPQVHEWRFPDGHAVIVLSEGRLMNLGNATGHPSFVMSNSFTNQVIAQIELWTKPGEYDNQVYVLPKHLDEKVARLHLDALGVRLTELTKKQAEYLGVPVEGPYKPDHYRY, from the coding sequence ATGTCAGATCGTCTCCAGAAGCTCAACGGCATCGACTTCGCCGTGGCGGACCTGTCTCTGGCCGCCTTCGGCCGCCACCAGATGCGCCTCGCCGAGCACGAGATGCCCGGGCTCATGTCCATCCGCGAGGAGTTCAAGGCCGCGCAGCCGCTGCGTGGCGCGCGGATCGCCGGCTCGCTGCACATGACCATCCAGACCGCCGTGCTCATCGAGACGCTGGTCGCGCTCGGTGCGCAGGTGCGCTGGGTCTCCTGCAACATCTTCTCGACCCAGGACGAGGCCGCCGCGGCGATCGTCGTCGGCCCCGAGGGCACGGTCGAGGCCCCCTCCGGCACCCCGGTCTTCGCCTGGAAGGGCGAGACGCTGGAGGAGTACTGGTGGTGCACCGAGCAGCTCTTCGACTTCGGTGACGGCCTCGGCCCGAACATGATCCTCGACGACGGCGGCGACGCCACCCTGCTCGTGCACAAGGGCGTCGAGTTCGAGAAGGCCGGCGCGGTCCCCGCGACGACCGCCGAGGACAACCACGAGTACACGATCATCCTCGACACGCTGCGCCGCAGCCTGGCGTCGGACGGTCAGCGGTTCACCAAGATCGCTGCCGAGATCCGTGGCGTCACCGAGGAGACCACCACCGGCGTGGCGCGCCTCTACAAGTTCGCCAAGACCGGCGACCTGCTCTTCCCGGCGATCAACGTCAACGACTCGGTCACCAAGAGCAAGTTCGACAACAAGTACGGCATCCGCCACTCGCTCGTCGACGGCCTCAACCGGGCCACCGACGTCATGCTCGGCGGCAAGCTGGCCGTGGTCTGCGGCTACGGCGACGTCGGCAAGGGCTCGGCCGAGACGCTGCGCGGCCAGGGCGCCCGCGTCGTGGTGACCGAGGTCGACCCGATCTGCGCGCTGCAGGCGGCGATGGACGGCATGCAGGTCGCCCGGATCGAGGACGTGGTCTCCGAGGCCGACATCTTCATCACCACCACCGGCGGCACCGAGATCATCACGGTCGAGCACATGGCCGCGATGAAGCACAACGCGATCGTGGGCAACGTCGGCCACTTCGACGACGAGATCGACATGGCCGGCCTCGCCAAGGTCCCGGGCATCGAGAAGGTCGAGGTCAAGCCGCAGGTCCACGAGTGGCGCTTCCCGGACGGGCACGCGGTCATCGTGCTCTCCGAGGGCCGCCTGATGAACCTGGGCAACGCCACCGGCCACCCGAGCTTCGTCATGTCGAACTCGTTCACCAACCAGGTGATCGCGCAGATCGAGCTCTGGACCAAGCCCGGCGAGTACGACAACCAGGTCTACGTGCTGCCCAAGCACCTGGACGAGAAGGTTGCCCGGCTGCACCTGGACGCGCTCGGCGTCCGGCTCACCGAGCTGACCAAGAAGCAGGCGGAGTACCTGGGCGTGCCGGTCGAGGGACCGTACAAGCCCGACCACTACCGCTACTGA
- a CDS encoding LacI family DNA-binding transcriptional regulator — MKHPYRIREIAAQSGLSQATVDRVLHRRGGVRASTVREVEQAIADLDRQQSQLRIGGRTFMVDVVVQAPARFSTSVRHALEAELPAMRPAVIRSRFHFLDSAGAGELVALLEKVGRTKSHGVILKAPDVPEIIAAVARLSRQGIPVVTLVTDLPTSARAAYVGIDNRAAGATAAYLVQEWLADRAGDVLVVRGHGSFRGEDEREMGFRAEMRTGGASRRLLEVVDEEDRADAVHIGTREVLAANPSVRAVYSLYAGAGGNAAVIDAFDREKWHYDVFVAHDLDGENTVLLRERRLSAVLHHDLRQDLRRACHVVMQAQGALPGPVRSTPSAIQVITPHNAPPAEL, encoded by the coding sequence GTGAAGCACCCGTACCGCATCCGCGAGATCGCCGCCCAGTCCGGCCTCAGCCAGGCCACTGTGGACCGTGTCCTGCACCGGCGCGGCGGCGTGCGCGCGAGCACGGTCCGCGAGGTGGAGCAGGCGATCGCCGACCTCGACCGGCAGCAGTCGCAGTTGCGCATCGGCGGGCGCACCTTCATGGTGGACGTCGTCGTGCAGGCGCCGGCCCGGTTCTCCACGTCCGTACGCCACGCGCTGGAGGCCGAACTGCCCGCCATGCGCCCGGCCGTGATCCGGTCCCGGTTCCACTTCCTCGACAGCGCCGGCGCGGGTGAACTGGTGGCACTGCTCGAGAAGGTCGGCCGAACCAAGTCCCACGGCGTGATCCTCAAGGCCCCGGACGTCCCGGAGATCATCGCCGCCGTCGCACGCCTGTCCCGGCAGGGAATCCCGGTCGTGACGCTGGTGACGGACCTGCCCACGAGCGCACGGGCCGCGTACGTCGGCATCGACAATCGGGCGGCCGGCGCCACGGCCGCGTACCTGGTGCAGGAATGGCTCGCCGACCGCGCAGGGGACGTCCTCGTGGTGCGCGGCCACGGCTCCTTCCGCGGCGAGGACGAGCGGGAAATGGGCTTCCGCGCCGAGATGCGGACCGGCGGCGCGAGCCGGCGCCTGCTGGAGGTCGTCGACGAGGAGGACCGGGCGGACGCGGTCCACATCGGAACGCGGGAGGTGCTGGCCGCCAATCCGTCGGTCCGCGCGGTCTATTCGCTGTACGCCGGCGCCGGCGGCAACGCGGCCGTGATCGACGCCTTCGACCGGGAGAAGTGGCACTACGACGTCTTCGTCGCCCACGACCTCGACGGGGAGAACACCGTCCTGCTCCGGGAGCGGCGGCTGTCCGCGGTGCTGCACCACGACCTGCGCCAGGACCTGCGCCGGGCGTGTCACGTGGTCATGCAGGCGCAGGGGGCCTTACCGGGCCCCGTGCGCTCGACACCGTCGGCGATCCAGGTGATCACACCCCACAACGCTCCGCCGGCCGAGCTCTGA
- a CDS encoding Na+/H+ antiporter — translation MSVETSLLFILASVAVIVAVRRFADRTGLPAAAMLTVIGIVYAVLPGPNIGLDPHLVLTLVLPPLLYKAALDSSLIDIRRNLRTVISLSVVLVLLTALLVGVGFHFLVAGATLAAGVALGAAVAPPDPVAALAVGKRVGLPRNIVTLVQGEGLLNDATALTLLSVAVSAAVGKTFSFPGAVGEFVISASGGVAAGMVVAYAVRAARPLQHDPLIANAVSLATPFVAYLLAEKLHVSGVLAVVVAGLIVGHDAPRIASGASRLQVSAVWRLVDFLLEGLVFLLIGQQLPRVIDGLAAYSTSTIVIAVSVSVGVVLLVRPLFLMLTQVLPRSMHARLGGDPTSQEALSRRERRLDGREITALSWAGTRGVITLAAIFTIPATTEDGRPFPALDLLLFCAFVVVLVTLVGQGVTFAPLMRALGLKANEADNVRLRNEARSASVQAALDRLDEIQHQRHDDLEDPAIDTMREQLESRLERYRRRLDLLDQADSNEVPVSPQYEAALRVRRSVIDAQREELLRWRDAGRLSDESMRVLERELDHEERLLPDRPRNG, via the coding sequence GTGAGTGTGGAGACCAGTCTGCTGTTCATCCTGGCGAGCGTGGCGGTCATCGTCGCGGTCCGTCGGTTCGCCGACCGCACGGGACTGCCCGCGGCAGCGATGCTGACCGTCATCGGCATCGTCTACGCGGTCCTGCCCGGACCGAACATCGGACTCGATCCACACCTCGTGCTGACGTTGGTGCTGCCGCCGCTGCTCTACAAGGCCGCGCTGGATTCGTCCCTGATCGACATCCGGCGCAACCTGCGTACCGTCATCAGCCTGTCCGTGGTCCTGGTCCTGCTGACCGCCCTGCTCGTGGGCGTGGGTTTCCATTTTCTCGTGGCCGGTGCCACGCTGGCCGCCGGTGTCGCGCTGGGAGCGGCGGTCGCCCCGCCGGACCCGGTCGCGGCGCTGGCGGTCGGCAAGCGGGTGGGTCTGCCCCGCAACATCGTCACTCTGGTGCAAGGCGAGGGCCTGCTCAACGACGCAACCGCCCTCACCCTGCTCAGCGTCGCCGTGTCCGCCGCGGTCGGCAAGACGTTCTCGTTTCCCGGCGCGGTGGGCGAGTTCGTCATTTCCGCGTCCGGCGGCGTGGCGGCGGGCATGGTGGTCGCGTACGCGGTCCGGGCCGCCCGGCCGCTGCAGCACGATCCGCTGATCGCCAATGCCGTGTCGCTGGCGACGCCGTTCGTCGCATACCTGCTGGCCGAGAAGCTGCACGTGTCGGGCGTGCTGGCGGTCGTCGTCGCCGGCCTGATCGTCGGTCACGACGCGCCCCGGATCGCCTCGGGCGCGAGCCGCCTGCAGGTCAGCGCGGTCTGGCGGCTGGTGGACTTCCTGCTCGAGGGTCTGGTCTTCCTGCTGATCGGGCAGCAGTTGCCCCGGGTGATCGACGGCCTCGCGGCGTACTCGACGTCGACGATCGTCATCGCCGTGTCGGTCTCGGTCGGCGTGGTGCTGCTGGTGCGACCGTTGTTCCTGATGCTGACCCAGGTGCTGCCCCGCTCGATGCACGCCCGTCTCGGCGGCGACCCGACCTCGCAGGAGGCCCTCAGCCGCCGGGAACGCCGCCTCGACGGCCGGGAGATCACCGCGCTGAGCTGGGCGGGCACCCGCGGGGTGATCACCCTGGCGGCGATCTTCACCATTCCGGCCACCACCGAGGACGGCCGGCCCTTCCCCGCCCTGGATTTGCTCCTGTTCTGCGCATTTGTGGTGGTGCTGGTCACCCTGGTAGGCCAGGGCGTCACCTTCGCGCCGCTGATGCGGGCGCTGGGGCTGAAGGCCAACGAGGCGGACAACGTCCGGCTGCGCAACGAGGCCCGCTCGGCATCCGTGCAGGCCGCCCTCGACCGGTTGGACGAGATCCAGCACCAGCGGCACGACGATCTGGAGGATCCGGCGATCGACACGATGCGAGAGCAACTTGAATCTCGCCTGGAACGCTATCGGCGCCGCCTGGACCTGCTCGATCAGGCAGACTCGAACGAGGTGCCGGTCTCACCGCAGTACGAGGCCGCCCTGCGGGTACGCCGCTCGGTGATCGACGCCCAGCGCGAGGAGCTGCTGCGCTGGCGCGACGCCGGTCGGCTCTCGGACGAGAGTATGAGGGTCCTGGAACGCGAACTCGACCACGAAGAACGCCTACTACCCGATCGGCCGCGCAATGGATGA
- a CDS encoding TIM barrel protein: MRIAGAPISWGVCEVPGWGHQLPADRVLREMREIGLTATEFGPDGFLPSDGVLREHGLTAVGGFVPVVLHEGEPSVDLDRFVAAGADTVVLAAATGQDGYDARPELDDASWKRLLSNADRLAAAAREKGLTAALHPHVGTMVETYAEVQRVLDGSDIPLCLDTGHLLIGGTDPVELAERAGDRVAHVHAKDVDAGMAAEVRAGRRTYTEAVAAGMYRPIGVGDVDFVRVAGALRRHGYDGWWVLEQDTILAGEPEDEGPVADVRRSATRLREILGT, encoded by the coding sequence ATGAGGATTGCCGGAGCACCCATCTCCTGGGGCGTCTGCGAGGTGCCGGGCTGGGGACATCAACTGCCCGCCGACCGGGTCCTCCGCGAGATGCGCGAGATCGGCCTGACCGCGACGGAGTTCGGCCCCGACGGCTTCCTGCCATCCGACGGGGTCTTGCGGGAACACGGGCTGACCGCGGTGGGGGGTTTTGTCCCAGTCGTGCTGCACGAGGGTGAGCCGTCGGTCGACCTCGACCGGTTCGTCGCCGCCGGCGCGGACACGGTGGTGCTCGCGGCCGCGACGGGACAGGACGGGTACGACGCCCGCCCCGAGCTGGATGACGCGAGCTGGAAGCGACTGCTGTCCAATGCGGATCGGCTGGCGGCCGCAGCCCGGGAGAAGGGGCTGACGGCCGCGCTCCATCCGCACGTCGGCACGATGGTCGAGACGTACGCCGAGGTCCAGCGCGTGCTGGACGGCTCGGACATCCCGCTGTGCCTGGACACCGGCCATCTCCTGATCGGCGGGACCGATCCGGTCGAGCTGGCCGAGCGCGCGGGTGACCGGGTCGCGCACGTGCACGCGAAGGACGTCGACGCCGGAATGGCGGCCGAGGTGCGGGCCGGGCGGCGCACCTACACCGAGGCGGTCGCGGCCGGGATGTACCGGCCGATCGGGGTGGGCGACGTGGACTTCGTCCGGGTCGCGGGGGCACTGCGACGGCACGGGTACGACGGCTGGTGGGTCCTGGAGCAGGACACGATCCTGGCCGGCGAACCGGAGGACGAGGGCCCGGTCGCGGACGTCCGCCGCAGCGCCACCCGCCTCCGGGAGATCCTCGGGACTTGA